The sequence CGGCCTCGGCGGTGGGCTGCAGGCGCTGTCGGCACCCGGCGAGCACACGGCCATCCGCGTGCTGGACGGACTCGCCCGCATCCAGGCCGCGATCGACGAGGCGACCGAGGCGTGCACCACGGAGGTGCTGATCGTCCAGCCCGGCGGCATCCGGCGGGAGGACGAGCTGACCGAGGGACTGCACCGGGCGCTGGACCTGCGCGGCCGGGGCGTGCGCATGCGCGCCCTGTACACGCATGTGGCCCGGCACGGGCAGGGGCTGCTCAACTACCTGGAGTTGATGGGTGACGCGGTCGAGGCGCGCACCCTGGACGAGGTCATCGACCGGCTGATCCTTTTCGACCGCAAGGTTGCCTTCATCCCCGCCAACACCGAGCGCACGATGGCCCTGGAGCTGCGCCACCCGGCTCTGGTCGAGTACCTGGTCACGGTCTTCGAACGGCTGTGGCGCCTGGCGCTGCCGCTGACGGCCGCCCTCCCCGACAGCGGCATCGAGGGCATCTCGCACCGCGAGCGGTCCATCGCCGCGCTGCTCGCGGAGGGCCACCAGGACGCGGTGATCGCCGAGCGGCTCGGCATCAGCGTCCGCACCTGCCGGGCCCATATCGCCCGCCTGTCGGACACCCTGGGCGCGGCGAGCCGTACCCAACTGGGCGTGCGCATCGCCCAGGTGGGCCTGGACCAGCCCCGGCACCCCGCCCCGCCGGCCGCGGCCGCCGTACTCAGGGTTCCT is a genomic window of Streptomyces griseochromogenes containing:
- a CDS encoding helix-turn-helix transcriptional regulator → MAGHGTEEHPHGADRLCGAGDRVYSRAVRRGRVPRTDAVPVPCLLELALLHPDPDDMDWLVPTSPQEVMTRLLRGVYDEVRESQRRMGSAVAAFEWYAGLGGGLQALSAPGEHTAIRVLDGLARIQAAIDEATEACTTEVLIVQPGGIRREDELTEGLHRALDLRGRGVRMRALYTHVARHGQGLLNYLELMGDAVEARTLDEVIDRLILFDRKVAFIPANTERTMALELRHPALVEYLVTVFERLWRLALPLTAALPDSGIEGISHRERSIAALLAEGHQDAVIAERLGISVRTCRAHIARLSDTLGAASRTQLGVRIAQVGLDQPRHPAPPAAAAVLRVPGQESPTGR